A stretch of Equus przewalskii isolate Varuska chromosome 11, EquPr2, whole genome shotgun sequence DNA encodes these proteins:
- the LOC139074579 gene encoding olfactory receptor 4C11-like has protein sequence MKQNNSVTEFILLGLTQDHKKQKMVFAIFFIFYLGTVLGNLLIIVTIKFSQTLGSPMYLFLFYLSLVDTCFSTSTAPRLIVDALSAKKIISYNECMTQIFALHLFGAMEIFVLVLMAVDRYVAICKPLHYPIIMNRQVCIILIVLAWIGSFIHSIARIILALRLPFCGSNLIDHYCCDMQPLLKLACIDIYVINLLVVSNSGALCTSNFVILMISYIVILHSLRNHSAEGRKKALSTCTTHIIVVVLFFGPCIFIYTRPPSTFSMDKMVAVFYTIGTPFLNPLIYTLRNAEVKNAMRKLWHVKITSDSKK, from the coding sequence ATGAAGCAAAATAACAGTGTAACTGAGTTCATACTGTTAGGATTAACACAGGatcataaaaagcagaaaatggtgtttgcaatcttcttcattttctatttgggAACTGTGCTGGGGAATTTGCTTATTATTGTAACCATCAAGTTCAGCCAGACACTTGGAAGCCCCATGTACTTGTTCCTATTTTATTTGTCCTTAGTTGATACCTGCTTTTCAACGTCCACAGCCCCTAGACTAATTGTGGATGCTCTCTCtgcaaagaaaatcatttcttaCAATGAGTGCATGACTCAAATCTTTGCACTGCATTTATTTGGCGCCATGGAGATCTTTGTCCTTGTCCTCATGGCCGTTGATCGCTATGTGGCAATCTGTAAGCCCTTGCACTATCCAATCATCATGAACCGGCAGGTCTGCATCATCCTGATTGTTCTTGCATGGATAGGGTCTTTCATACATTCTATAGCTCGGATTATCCTGGCCTTGAGATTGCCTTTCTGTGGATCCAATTTGATTGATCATTATTGCTGTGATATGCAGCCTTTGTTGAAACTAGcctgcatagatatttatgtgatCAACCTATTAGTGGTGTCTAATAGTGGGGCCCTTTGCACaagcaattttgtcattttgatgaTCTCATATATTGTCATCTTGCATTCGCTGAGAAACCACAGtgcagaagggaggaaaaaagctcTCTCCACTTGCACTACCCACATCATTGTAGTTGTCTTATTCTTTGGTccatgtatattcatatatacacgCCCCCCAAGCACTTTCTCAATGGACAAGATGGTGGCAGTATTTTATACTATTGGAACACCCTTTCTCAACCCACTCATCTACACATTGAGGAATGCAGAAGTGAAAAATGCGATGAGAAAGTTATGGCATGTCAAAATTACCTCAGACAGCAAAAAATGA